In Ischnura elegans chromosome 3, ioIscEleg1.1, whole genome shotgun sequence, the sequence CAGGCATGAGGAGACAATAGGTAAGAGGATGGGAAGAGACATAGGGGTGGGGTGAGTGAAACAGGATGAGAGAGATTGGGCAATAGTATCTGGGGAGGCTAATGGATTATGAGGCATATCTCATTGGGATGTTAGTCTAGTAATAGGGAGTACAtacataccgtataagcgtgtgtaagaggcacacccctattttgagcatcagagctatgaagaaaaaaattttgcggcatttttttaatactatcgcgtGGTGTTGCAGatgtacgcctggaatttcgacagttatcgaactttcctctttcaatattaattgaaagaggaaattataagtggtataagagggagtagaaagacttccgatcctctcttcgcatacgccgttgctctacgatgcttgtcctactcactaacaattttatttaaatgctctcgcaggagtattgcaatagaattgcagccgtggaaaattttaaggcaaaacacgacaggcacttagcatgaaccttcccaagagcttggacaacaatcggggcaatctcagcgccgtaggataataaccacgtcgtagatttaacggaaccacactcggccctccatcagccaatgcctctgccgtttttttttcctttccgagaccccacaggaaaataggaaaacatcaagttacaggggaacaatggaaacgtgtttcatccctttcccgtctcaccaactgaccttgatcgatctcccagattatggaggccaaatgcaaggtgagtcatctactgagcccgaagatatctcgatagctttcaataattgtgtGACACGCACGAGGTccaaaaaagaaagagatctaacgcaacgcatatctgacagaatttaatttttttaagctctaattgtttgacacaaagatttatagttacaacaaggctactaatattcaaaatagtccaaacaggacaatttcggaagaaacaagcgtattcaaacaagacgagacggactggaaactttaggcaacgcaaactgcgtatatcacattgctgcgccttcgccccttcgctttgaaggcaacgacgttacatgcaagatcggacgtgttcttcccatgctccttcgctcatagcctcgtagcttgaaatacggaggggagggagcacgctccttcccctccatatttcgttgcttgcttcgaagacggtgggatcgcgctccttcccctggacctctccttccaaGCTCTTCACTTATGAGCATTTCtcatttcttccatccacaatttagtccaacaatgaacacactcgttcgaattttttaaagcgcaggttttgacaccaatataattttcagttgcaataatcctcatatatGATATCCTCAATCCCCATCCtaattagcgtctgaagatgatttttggaaaatcaggtcctcagcgtaatggaaattactcggcaagacagatattgattattaaccaggtatgtccttcaaaaatacgcgtttctctacgtttgataactgattactatatgcagtataaatgccacgGGATGTCCACTCGTGGCAGTACATTTagtgcgccctccggagcgaaaaaccctgtgcgatcttccatgttcacctctggggtaccgacttgacggcgcgatgcttacaagaaaagcaaacaggagcattttaaaaatatgtcactaagggagaaactcccctgcctgccgcttgtttttgacctaggattacagatggctgactcacactgaaaaccaaggccactcagttccccttagacttgcgaccggtgaaggggaggggggaagataagaagtttgtgtaagaggctcTCCCTCACCACACCCTCATTTTCGTcagcaatttctgggaaaaaaggtgcgcctcttacacgcgcttatacggtactaaGTGGTTATGTTGTGGGGGAGAGTTTTACAGGAGGGTTGGGAATACCATCACGAGTCCCAGTCAAGGCAtgaacaattataaattaatcaGAAAAACAGCAATGAGGACACTTCAAGTAAATTCCATCCAATTTACGAATATCATACGAGGTGGTATCGTGCTCCTCGGCTATCTGGTAGAATATTGAGAAAATTGCAGAGAATAATATGGCCCCTTCTCCAGGAAAAATGATTCAATGGCCAATCGATTCCTTTCATCCGGTTTTTGACAGTAAAACTGTGGGTTATaatgacaatatttattatacagtggaacccatGTATAACAAACTTGCTTTTACCAAAAGTAAAAGCCATTCCTCAAAAGCCTTCAAAAAATGCCTTTTCACAATGACAGAATACTAATTTTTACGAAGGCACACTGAAATGAGTCCTTATAATGAAGTTGGTCTTGCAGCAAGGTATGTTTTACACTTTCAACCTCTTCTAACCTGCTAAAAAGCAATATGGCCAtgacatatttatttaaagattCTGACAGCTCTAATAATATCCACAATACACATACCTATGCTCAAGGAAAAATCCATCACTAGAAGAACAAGCAAATTCCCACCCCTGCCTTTGGTTGGGTAAAACCTATCCCTATAGCTCACCGGGCAACTCCCACACCCTCTCGGGTGATTTGGGCTGAATGACTGCCGTTGGCAGAGATCGCCAGGCACACACCCCTATTGAAACGTGATTGGGGAGGGCTCATTAGCTTAtcgatcataaaaatatatataccagaTAATATCATTTGTCAATGTTTTCAGACGCTTTTGGCAAGCTTGAATGGAAGACCTTCACATATTCCCATCAGCAGAGATTAGATAGGTAACTAATTACCTGCAAGGGCCTCATCATGAGTAATAGATGCTCATATGTTTTCTGAGTTTCCACCGTGTTGATGCATGTCTGATGGTGGCAGTTTCACCGGCAATCCCACCAGCATTTTCAGGTCAGAAGTAGAGTTTTATGCTAAATGAGCCAGTATATACATGcttaagaaattgaaaaactgaaaaacaacCATCACTACCACCACTTCGGCATGTATATAATCCCATTTTACATGATACACCACTTCTGATATTTAGATGCTGACGAAACTGTCAATATCAGGCATGAAACAATGAGGTGGAAACACAGACATCATGAGAGCAACTaatgaattatataattattttatgtcaatATAGGACTAAATCATATTGTGCATTTGAGAGAATTCAGTATCCCCACTCTAAGTTTGACCATGATTTCAACAGGCCTTGCCCAATCAGAAAGACGATCCACCTCCACTAGCTCACAACAAGCTTACGTTAACATGAGTATGTAATAGCAGAGAATAATATTACTCACAAGACAGTGTTCTTTTCCATGGTTTAACCAGTGTCCTGTCCTTCCTGTTCTGATGATACGCTGCAGTTGATTTGTCTTAACCCAAATAATTTCATCCACTCTTTCATACCCCCAGAGTTTCAGACACTCTCGACCCAACTCCATAGCTCTCCCAGTAACCCATAAGAATATAAGTCCATCATCTTGAAGCGTGGGTATGCCTAATTGTCTCATCTCATCATCTGACATTGTACCATATGGCAATTCCATGTGGATATCCCAAGGTGGATCAGCCATAATAACAGCAAATTTACCTGCAACATAAGTGAAGCATAATGCCAGTGTCAAACTAAAAGATAAGCCTTGACATATAACTCTCAATATGCAAAAAGATCACATCTCTAAAAGTACAATCACGACATTCATGATGCCAAATACAAATCAAGTTTCTTTTCAACCATCAATGATGGGTATATTTTTGAAAGAGCATGGAGTATAATACATAATGTCTTTCAAAATTCGTTAAACAAAAAAGCATTTGTATTGATGGTGATTCAAACAACGATTCCAAAATATTGGGCATGCATTAGACAGCTGCCCACAGTTTGAGTGATATTTTTGTAatggttgaaaaaaaacatgtgGAAAAATATTCAGAATTCAGCTGCTCACAACATGAGCTCTCATTCACCCGACAATTATAGAGCTCTCTTGGCAATTTTGAAGCAGCAATGGATATACCAGGTTTACTTGAGAATTGCATCTCTGCACTGACCATTGACTTCTTGTATGCAGCTTCAGTACAAACCTCTCATTTTATCCAATGTCACTGGTATGATGAAGAAGATAATGATTTTtgaagtagaaaaaaatcaaaactttcaaaAGCAAGGGTGCATATAAAAACATGCTTATGAGGTCAAATCtgctcatgatttttcaacacaaCGGAACATTGTGCACTACTAACTGACAATAGAGTGAGTGGGGAGTGCTGGGAAACAGGCTTAAAAGTTTGGTATCCTGAAGCACACTGATCCTCAAGTAGTTTCAACATGAAAGATGACCATTGTCACCTTGAATAAGACAAAGCTGCCTTCTCATCGCTCACTGTATTCCACCATCACTCAACCTGTGATAGGTGATGGCATATCAATGAAGACAGCTTATCATCAATGATAGAAGTTAAAGAATTTGACTCGTAATGAGGTGAAGTAGAACTAACTACATACTTTTGCGAATTAAGCGGCTCTTTTTCATTAGCATATTACagtaaagaattgaaaataaaatgctaattcaCTTTGATAGAATGAGAAGTATGAGGAAGAACTTGAAATGAACAGGATACCATTTGGACTGCAAATTAACATCCCACTGAAAAGGCAAAGTAGTGAACTTGAAATAACCTCCACACAGCTAGCAAATTGAGATCAGGAATCCGCCATCAGaaatatgttcaatatttccaggATTCAAACCCCAGTATACAAATATGAGAAGCCAGTATATAATCGAGCCACCTCAATtcaacatttcacattttctccGTAAATGACGAAACATCACATACCAAGAACATTCATGTCCAAATATCTGAGATCACATTGAATCCACTGAGGAGGGCAGAGGATGGTGGTTGTGCGACTCATAGTATTGGTGGTAGCAGAGGATGAGAGTATACTGTTAACACTAGCTTCACCAGCTGAGCTTCCACCAATAGTAGTACTACTGCTGGTAGAAACTGCGCCTGAAGAACCCACTTTGAAACTGTCTTTTGGAAAAGGCACAGTAGGGCCATCTACTTCATAATGAACATACCTgcaaaatgaatgaaatgcattAGAGAGCACAAAGTTGATGAGTATGGTAGGATTTGAAAACCACTACCTGAAAATAGAATGCCATGATTCTCAGCGTAAAAATTTTCCCTAAGAATTGCTAGCATGGAATATTTAGGAGTCAAGGTTGTAttaccacacggtcatagaataGTCCCAGAATAATATAACTATTCCAGGACCATTACAACCCCTAAGAACAAAAATTgctaggtacgcccatgaagGAAACCCCTAAAATATACTCAAACTTGAGAgattaatgtgaaatatttctaaccctgctgCGCGAACAGCAGTGAAatgtacaagaattgccatgagaaaaaattcccctggactgggaatctaaccatggacctttggctttccgggccacagaccactacgctatccaggttctttaattcccatggcaattataccgaggctcatggtactaggtgttaagTAGAGGTTAGAACTGTATTTCGTTCTCAATCTGGCGTGCAATTTCATAAATGcttacatgaaattaaaacagaatgaattaaaattaattagacTATGTTGCCATCTTGCATCCAGGCATTCCACCGCTtcacacgatgcaattttgactgcaccttcaaACGTATGCCAGATTGTGCAATTATGTACACCATGTAAAGAgccttaatataaaaaaaatttctgcatgaTATGATTTTCTGTTATTGTTCATTGTTAACTGCtttaccattcaaattttttcGACGGTCCTTTCCACGATTTCCTTGGttacaatttttctaaaaattgtgcAACTTAAAAATACATAGTAAAAAGCAATCAGAATACTGATTTTAAATACCTATTACATTCAAAGGAAACACAttgagaaatcataaaaaaatgttagaGCAATGATACCCATTATAAAATTAAACTCACTTGCAAGAATCCATATGGAAGCAGGTGTTGAGGAAAGAGCAGTCACCTAATGATTCATCAGTATGTTTTTggataatctttttaaaatgcAACTTTTTACAGGGCTCAGATCCACTGCTTACTTTAGCACATTCCCCTTTGGTACCATGTGGGCAGAATTCCATCACTTGTGCAcctaaaacaaattttatgtaaataaattacatGAGCTATTATTGTAGCTCTCTCAAAACTTTTGTTACCTTAGAATTTCAGATTATAACGTTCTGAACATTACCGATAACACTGATGTATTATTAAAGGAAGTTCTAGGCAAAACTATCACCAGTCTCAATCAGTATTAGATTAACGAGTTCAATAATTCAAAtgattaaaaactatttatttttctgatgataaaaaatatacacccATACCTCCTTGTGATCGAAATCTTTCCGCTAATGAACGCTCTTTTGCTGTTGGTTTGCTCAGGAGGTCAAGTATCTCTTCTCCAACCTTCTTACTTTCCTTTTCACGTATGGATGGCATTGACAACAAGGACTgtggacaaaaaaaatattgtacatacAAGCATATGTATTAAATGAACAAATCAACATTTGTATTTTAAAACAACTCAAGAGTTTTAAGATTGAAATGAACCTATCTACCTCAAAATAAGCCCATCTTAAAGTGAACCGTCATTCTGTACATAATGTAGAAGAAGCCAATTTGTATGTTAACATTAGTTCATAAATGGAGGAATAAAGGGAAGATGGCGAACTTTAAGGTGGTTCTCTAATTGAATTTATTACTTCACCAGCTTAGTAAACAATGTTTAAAACTACTGATGAAAATCTTCAAGCTACCTGTCTGCGCATATCAGATCTCGGATGCATTattgctgagaggtattgcaAACCACCAAGGTGCCATGGAAAGCAAAGAAAGTTTTCCTCCAAAACAACAACCTCCATCTACCCCTGTAGTTTACGCATCGAGACCAAAACTGATTGTATGAATACATATTTCTTTCAGATTGAGCATTTTTTCATGCTTATCCAAATTTAAGAATGGCTATAAATAGTTTTAACAGAATACCATAATGTCATCATCTTTGGGTTCCTTTTTAtccttcttcttttcttctttctcaagACATGCAACCTTAGGTGCAGATTCATCTAATGTGTCTCCATCAccttcaataaataaaagaatgttaATTTAAACGGCAGTATATgtataataaacatttattcaataagaatatcttttattattttaaattaatgtcttCAAACAAAAATTTGGACTAACTAGGTGGGGAAAAATAAGGAGCAACAGTTAGTTGATAATACCTTTTCTTTTGTTAGAGCTCTCTTCACTTGTCACAACAGTGGACGTTTTCCCCTCAGCACTAAGCTCATTAACCATTGCAACAAGCTTTGCATGCTCTGCAGATGCAACTTCCAGGTACATTTGGCCATTTTTGGTGCATTCTTTAATACTGGTTGTGGCAAAAAAGATCATTCAAATCAAGTTATATAGTACTTACAAATTCACTTTCAACAGACTCACAGCTATCATTTATTTATGCTTCATAGCCATTATTCTATGTGGATTAAAAAACCCTGCTAAAAacgtgtaaatataaatatcaaagttTCAAAGGACTGCACTTAAAAAAGAGTATCATTCACAACTTTGACTCCAAATCAAATTACTTGTGAGCATACaatgaaaaaaactcaaatttgtTTTCGCTGGATCCTTAAAAGTAATGTGTTAAAATGTAAATACCGAACCGATCgtaaaatgagaagaaattcGCCGATTACCCGATTAACTGCTGAGCAGCGAATTTCTGTAGGAGATTAACGACGGCTATATGAAGAACATGTTTGGATATTTGCTTTCCAACTGCAGCCGCAAGCTGCCATGATGAAGTGGGTAATGTTAGAGACACTTCACTTAAACACTGAAGCAATCGGCTTTCCACCTCTGGATCAGACCGAAGGTCAACATCAGGTTCCCTGCTTTCGTCGTCGTCTGTGAATTAAGCCTTTCATAAGTACTGTGGGAtatttggtgataatttttttttccataatatgATACTTAAAATACCAaagttcaaaatttcaataatattaacAGCTCACAGGACATCTTACCAGAGGTTTTTGTGACAGGGGAAGGTACACCGCTTCCTCCTCCTTCAATACTGATTGCACTTGTCTTGGGCAATGCAGATGGTTCTATAAAGTACGCTTAATGACTTTTCTGTTATATCACTTAAAAATACGACATCATTTTCAGAGACACTTACCTAATGTCCCAGCagacaaattaaataaatcttgCCTCTCTTTTTTCCGCTTCTGTAATTTTTCCCGCAAACTGTTGCGTTTGCTTTTTATTTCCTGAATTGCACTCCATGCGTCAGACATGATTTAAAGCTTTTGTgggctataataataattaaataaaaatctgatACAATATAGAAAACGTCAACATTCCGGCTCAGTGTATGTTTACAAACTTGAGAACCGCTTTCAGAAAGCGTTCTTTTATtatcagccttcatttgtttttcctgATAAAATTGTGGCTGACTTTTCAAAATGACCACAGAGCTGGGATCTGACATTCTTCCTCTGTGAAATTACTTAAAACCTCTCCTGCCAATTGCCTTCGGATAAGATGCTATTGCAAAGCCAGTAACGAATTGGTGGTATTGGAAACTTGGATTCACTGTAATGAATTGTTAACTGGCATTCGGTTATTTAAGTTGGGCTATGCCAATTCACCCACGAAAAGAATCGCATTCATTCATattattatcaaaaataataTACGTTCTGTTTTCAGAGAGAGAGAAACAGCTTGGGACCTGATATGCACCAGCAATGGGCTTATTcccatttctttaaaattttagattGTGACAGGTTCGAAAAAATTAAGAGATGCATGTATATATTTCTGTGTCTCGACCTGTCTCCTACTTCTGAAGATACTCTCAGGGAAAACTCGACTGCCTTAACCCTCTCACAGATGAGTTGATGATATCACGAACACTTATCGAGCAGTTCACAGCCACTCCTTAACCATATGCATCCTACTGGTAACAATATATTGTTACTTTGGCTATTGCCTGTGATTCCTTCTCTCGATGAAAAGTTCACCCTGAACGATTAAATGaacaataataatatgttttactTGCCCAAAAGACCAAGGTACATTTGCACAGGTATAAGGCACGTCCATCACAAACATAAGTTACTTCACAAGCATAAAATCAGTGTACATATGTATATATCACATATAATAATCACTCataacaaagaaaggaaaaaaaatcacattgtatAACATTCCATCAAGCCCTTAACTCATGTAAATATTCCTCCAAAGAGTAATATGAACCTGAAagaaggaacctttttaattgtattttaaaagcattacatttttaaatattttattacatcagCTGGGAGTTTATTATAAAGTCGTACCACCATTTCCCTCGGGCCCAGTTCGGAACAAGAACTCGATTGACATCACCTAATCATGAAAAAGGGATAGGAACTTAGTATTTTCAAGAAAAGAACTAcagtattcattcattcactcattataatgaaagaatggctgaatggagattttttcattgaaatcaaaGTTGTTAAGTTAgctacagaaataaaattaactaacAGGAGAGCAGTAGTGTACCCAGGATCTTAAAATACCAGAAATAATGGGGCCCTTCCGGGATGTATGAAAAACACGGGTCTTAGGATTTTTGATGTTAAAAACAtgtttttaggactcaaaaacagtaatctTGTACGAGCATTTACTaagattaaatatttcttttatcattgaggccatcttacttgTTTATggtgcctcttttaaaggctcaaggggggagGCTGTAACCCAGAAAGCCCCCCTttgtggctacgccactgagatTATGAGCCACCATCAGGCCTGTATCCCAGTGTGCCCcacagcctggaaatctttggcaccCCAGGTAGTcccccctgcatagtgctggcaCCCTCCACCACCCTGAGAAGGCATGGGCCTGGCCACCATTCTGAAGTCACTACTATTATACTGGTGTCATGCCTTTGCTCAATATTGCTCACCGTCAGACCCAACAATGAGTGGTGCTTTTTCATATACATAAttgcaaaattaatattaatacatgcaaaagttaaaattccaagttctttgaaaaattgtccacaacttatattttttacacaagtTAAAATCccataattatcaatttttggGGCCTAAATGGCCTAGAGGACTCACTAGCTTGTCCCATGGCCACAACACCATGTTTCAGGTTGCTAAATATACAGGCATAACACTCGCATAAAGCAGGATTAAAATCAGAAATATGAATGATCCTCCTTAGTAACATTCTGATTATACAAGAGAACGAAAGAAGTCTGTATGTACATGCCAAGTTACAGATTTATCAATTTAACCACCCAAGACTTTGGATGGGGAAGTCGAAGGATTTGGAAGAGGAGGAAgtaggtggtgggtcataccttaaggaatactAGAAAGAAATAGCTTGATTCACTTactgcctcaggtcaaaattttcaatgtttttgatgcaaaattttctaaaatcttatgaaacatctgagtttagagaattttcaaTATCCCTTAGGATATTTTCAATTACTATGAgtaatcctcatgacttctagaGTAAACTGGCAGATTTTCATGAGAATTGGATGAAAAGTATGGCTGAGAGAAactatttccctctggaggtacaaatGCCTCTGGAGAcaacattcattgaaaaactgcagtttcacccagacttcaaatataaaaaacaatagtAGAGatatagccaagaaatattttacactgtatcATTCCCACATGGAGGGATGAAAgttgccaagtttcatcaaaatctgagttGGTGGGAGTCATTTGCCTGGATGAACtaacatggaatgacccaaataGCAATTGGAATCAGATCATGACTAAGTGAAAAGTTATCACCGAATGATATTACAAAAGTTACAATATGTATTAAAATGGTTGGTGACCTCATTTGTAGATTATAGTACATACATGGGTGTTTAGAAGAAAAGGAGTCAAGTATGATTTAATGCTATGTGAAGATTAATTAACTTCCATGCTGCTTTCTCATGATTATTAGAACCTaagattaattttgaatgaaaatcccTTTTGGCAGCTGTAGTGAGTCTATCATATTAGTATTTATTAGATGAATGAATTTCTTTACTAGATTCAGATTTTCACTTTTCTGTGACCAGTTCTTAGTTCTTCAGAAGAGAATTCTGATTTCTGGAGTTATCCAATTCTAATCCTAAGCAACCTCTGGAGTAATAAAAATGTCTAAGGGAAAGTTGCaatcataatgaaattaaaaaaacaatgaagaaatCCTCATCAACTTCTCATCAAAAGGGAAATCAGGTATATGCACAGAACTCCAATCCTCCTCCAATTCCAAGGAAAAAGACTTTGATTATCTATTCGGAATAGACTTATACGTATTTACATTTGGGAACATATCTACTGTTATTGCCTTTCAATTCATGTTcgtatttacttatttttcatgagaagttaAGTTATAGGTAATAAACTTCAATAATCTGGTGCAGTAATTTTGAATtatatcattttatttgaaatttacaaatatctttttttcaacatCAGCTGATACCAGCAACCAGGCAAACTTCAATATACCAAGATTGATAATGGATACAAAAGATGACCTTTTGATGGAGGAATAATATTTGACACTGgacatataattaaaaattttatccattttcttcaAGGGTGAATACTTCATGAAGTAATGCCAATCACTGTGCAAGGTAAATTCAAAATTCAGCAATGtattaaaaatacacaaatatcaTCTCAAAATTTGAATGCAACACTGTGTACACTAAAACAATTCCCAGCCACAATGCTTTTCATTTGTCAGGAGTTTACTCGTTCACTGGCAACATTTCAATTAGGAAATTTGAAATTAGCTACACTTTATGAGAATGTGAAGTACACTGGAATGAAGAATggtaatgaattataaaaattaactgttttttaaatctgagaaaaataCAGTGAATCAAATTATAAAACCCTATTACTTACAGTATTAATACCAACAAATTATCAAAAACCTTTACATATGCTCCAGTTCTGCAAGTActcacaaaaataaagaaaattcagaaagaaaaatcttaGCCATTCACAGCAACTTCAAAGCCACTGCTCTATCTGATACAATATTCAGTATATTAGAATACCAAAAAGAAAATACCTTTCCACATCATGTGAgcccataaaaatgaaaataaatattaagagctaggtatataattttcattttctcctgaTGACATAACGTTAcatttcgaataaaataaaaaaatagaaataatgtacGTATTAAGCAAAAGCTTCCTTCAGTTCTGTAAGTAATCTGCGGTTATATTCCACATAATTCACTGGATCTGCCTGCACAATGTTTGTCTTTAATCTCTTCTCCTCCTGTGGATAGagcataaatacaatttttagttttatttcaaaACCAATAAATATCCCAAAACAAAGCACACATACATAATTACAGTATTAATaggcaaaaaaattcttttcagaaAACACTACAAAAATAACTAGAAAAAACTGAGCAAATATGCCCACAAGTTTACTTGATAATTGCAGCCAGGGTGAACAGCAAAAATTGCAATTTACTGCTACAgcaattaatgcaaaaataaatgattGCACAGACTAAAAAACCTTGGCAAGATAAACACATCTACAGTGTGGCACATTCAGCACactatatttaagaaaaaaatggaggtaaaAACCTCCACGCTTGTGTACTATT encodes:
- the LOC124155999 gene encoding N6-adenosine-methyltransferase catalytic subunit, which translates into the protein MSDAWSAIQEIKSKRNSLREKLQKRKKERQDLFNLSAGTLEPSALPKTSAISIEGGGSGVPSPVTKTSDDDESREPDVDLRSDPEVESRLLQCLSEVSLTLPTSSWQLAAAVGKQISKHVLHIAVVNLLQKFAAQQLIGIKECTKNGQMYLEVASAEHAKLVAMVNELSAEGKTSTVVTSEESSNKRKGDGDTLDESAPKVACLEKEEKKKDKKEPKDDDIMSLLSMPSIREKESKKVGEEILDLLSKPTAKERSLAERFRSQGGAQVMEFCPHGTKGECAKVSSGSEPCKKLHFKKIIQKHTDESLGDCSFLNTCFHMDSCKYVHYEVDGPTVPFPKDSFKVGSSGAVSTSSSTTIGGSSAGEASVNSILSSSATTNTMSRTTTILCPPQWIQCDLRYLDMNVLGKFAVIMADPPWDIHMELPYGTMSDDEMRQLGIPTLQDDGLIFLWVTGRAMELGRECLKLWGYERVDEIIWVKTNQLQRIIRTGRTGHWLNHGKEHCLVGMKGNPSNLNRGLDCDVIVAEVRATSHKPDEIYGIIERLSPGTRKIELFGRPHNVQPNWITLGNQLDGVRLVDPELIKAFRKRYPDGNCMAPSKT